A single Deltaproteobacteria bacterium DNA region contains:
- a CDS encoding cytochrome P450 has protein sequence MRRAKRDFIFEGFLIPRNATVRLCLWESHHAESMFREPHSFNPQRFLKETPGKECYAPFGVDHHQCPMGGVVIRLGMVFLRVLARGYSLTALSEGPAVRGGYHWEPAPGFAVELRPR, from the coding sequence ATGCGTCGTGCGAAGCGCGACTTCATTTTTGAGGGGTTTCTTATCCCGCGGAATGCAACCGTCCGACTTTGCCTTTGGGAGTCCCATCATGCGGAGAGTATGTTTAGAGAACCGCACAGTTTCAATCCACAGAGGTTCTTGAAGGAAACGCCCGGAAAAGAGTGTTACGCGCCATTTGGAGTTGATCATCACCAATGCCCGATGGGAGGAGTCGTTATCCGGCTCGGCATGGTGTTCCTGCGCGTTCTTGCACGTGGGTACTCCCTGACTGCGCTTTCTGAGGGGCCGGCAGTGCGTGGTGGTTACCACTGGGAACCAGCGCCAGGGTTTGCCGTAGAATTGAGGCCGCGATGA